One Thermofilum pendens Hrk 5 DNA segment encodes these proteins:
- a CDS encoding DHH family phosphoesterase has translation MSLYVSLYRAYQIARALIEKRPLALSDAGDVDGVVSATLFKISRPSAEIVLAHPTDVARSPILRRVYWDFVADLPCPGKAKLRADHHVTNTPCADEEYYDPSAPASALLAYKALSLEGNATATRLVELAVETDTANIKSREALLLDSAVKGAGYRGKLYLVRLLAEKGLDALNDEKVKEWIARHEEVRLRTESLAEKIPVEEVTVVAFRKRLKLSYRYLTILLERRGAKFTLVLVPRGLFKYRVYAGAQPESSYDASTVASRLGGGGHKFAAGALFRATSLRQALEKALEAAKTGAGVDPQKVVVVSDYNCIKEVYMEGKNKKLVF, from the coding sequence GTGTCTCTCTACGTGTCGCTGTACAGGGCGTACCAGATAGCGAGGGCCCTCATCGAGAAGCGCCCCTTGGCGCTCTCGGACGCGGGCGACGTAGACGGGGTAGTGAGCGCGACGCTCTTCAAGATCTCGAGGCCGTCCGCGGAGATCGTCCTCGCTCACCCAACGGACGTGGCTAGGAGCCCTATCCTCAGGCGTGTTTACTGGGACTTCGTCGCCGACCTCCCGTGCCCCGGCAAGGCGAAGCTGAGGGCAGACCACCACGTCACGAACACGCCGTGCGCCGACGAGGAGTACTACGACCCGTCGGCGCCAGCCTCCGCGCTACTCGCCTACAAGGCACTCTCGCTCGAAGGCAACGCCACGGCTACCCGCCTCGTAGAGCTAGCCGTGGAGACGGACACCGCTAACATCAAGTCGAGGGAGGCCTTGCTACTAGACTCGGCGGTCAAGGGGGCGGGGTACAGGGGGAAGCTGTACCTGGTCAGGCTCCTCGCCGAGAAGGGGCTGGACGCGCTGAACGACGAAAAGGTGAAGGAGTGGATAGCTAGGCACGAGGAAGTCAGGTTGAGGACAGAGTCCCTCGCCGAGAAGATCCCAGTAGAGGAGGTCACAGTAGTCGCTTTCCGGAAGAGGCTCAAGCTCTCGTACAGGTACCTGACGATACTCCTGGAGAGACGGGGCGCGAAGTTCACGCTCGTCCTGGTGCCGCGCGGGCTGTTCAAGTACAGGGTGTACGCGGGCGCCCAGCCCGAGTCCAGCTACGACGCCTCGACAGTAGCCTCCCGGCTCGGCGGTGGAGGACACAAGTTCGCCGCCGGCGCCTTGTTCAGGGCGACCTCTCTTAGACAAGCTCTGGAGAAGGCGCTGGAAGCAGCGAAGACAGGAGCGGGCGTAGACCCCCAGAAGGTAGTAGTCGTGAGCGACTACAACTGCATAAAAGAAGTGTACATGGAAGGAAAAAACAAAAAACTAGTTTTTTAA
- a CDS encoding NAD(P)/FAD-dependent oxidoreductase, with protein sequence MYDVVIVGGGIVGVSLAYRLAEEGAGRVLLLEKGYLGGGSTFRCAGGIRASFTSREHIVLMKRSIELWGELREKLGVKYERSGYLWLISRERDVERFKEYSRVHNSFGVETRFVDEDFVKRVAPYVDTSSMVAALYDPLAGKASPFDAVYKQFLAARSLGVEFAVGREVDSVRVERGEARGVVVGNELIPARSVVVAAGAESVFLLRRSGVELPLAPVPHHAALTEEFGRLFDPLIIDVETGAYAVQTFHGHVLMGVEVEEEPFARPVVKLEFLEKVVSTWSKWLTWLPGANILRYWVGYYEVTPDHHPILGPVDGVENLYVATGFSGHGFMMAPVVAEELAEWIKSGKPKSEEAARLTLARFKEGRLIKELAVIG encoded by the coding sequence ATGTATGACGTGGTGATAGTGGGCGGCGGTATAGTGGGAGTCTCGCTCGCGTACAGGCTAGCCGAGGAGGGGGCGGGCAGGGTACTCCTCCTGGAGAAGGGCTACCTCGGCGGCGGCTCAACCTTCAGGTGCGCCGGCGGGATAAGGGCCAGCTTCACGAGCAGGGAGCACATCGTGCTCATGAAGAGGAGCATAGAGCTCTGGGGGGAGCTCAGGGAGAAGCTCGGGGTGAAGTACGAGAGGAGCGGGTACCTGTGGCTCATCTCGCGCGAGCGGGACGTCGAGAGGTTCAAGGAGTACTCCAGGGTGCACAACAGCTTCGGCGTGGAGACGCGGTTCGTAGACGAGGACTTCGTGAAGAGAGTTGCCCCCTACGTCGACACGTCGAGCATGGTGGCCGCCCTCTACGACCCGCTGGCCGGCAAGGCTAGCCCATTCGACGCTGTGTACAAGCAATTCCTGGCGGCCAGGAGCCTCGGAGTGGAGTTCGCGGTTGGAAGAGAGGTCGATAGCGTCCGCGTGGAGAGGGGCGAGGCGAGGGGCGTAGTTGTGGGCAACGAGCTCATTCCGGCGAGGAGCGTGGTGGTAGCCGCCGGCGCGGAGTCGGTGTTCCTGCTCCGGAGGTCCGGGGTCGAGTTACCGCTCGCGCCTGTACCTCACCACGCCGCTCTGACCGAGGAGTTCGGGAGGCTGTTCGACCCGCTGATAATAGACGTCGAGACTGGGGCCTACGCGGTTCAAACGTTCCACGGCCACGTGTTGATGGGCGTAGAAGTGGAGGAGGAGCCCTTCGCGAGGCCTGTCGTGAAGCTGGAGTTCCTCGAGAAAGTCGTGTCGACTTGGAGCAAGTGGCTCACGTGGCTTCCCGGGGCGAACATACTGAGGTACTGGGTCGGGTACTACGAGGTGACACCCGACCACCACCCAATACTGGGCCCCGTCGACGGAGTCGAAAACCTCTACGTTGCAACGGGCTTCAGCGGCCATGGCTTCATGATGGCGCCCGTAGTAGCGGAGGAGCTCGCCGAGTGGATCAAGTCGGGGAAGCCCAAATCGGAGGAAGCCGCCCGGCTGACGCTCGCCAGGTTCAAGGAGGGAAGGCTGATAAAGGAGCTCGCCGTGATAGGCTAG
- a CDS encoding (2Fe-2S)-binding protein, which translates to MKAYVCMCERVTVEDVEKAIEMGFTDLESLKRFLRVGMGPCQGRYCVPILLSILSRRLGVPPEKLGYVSVRPPVEPAPASLFLKVRKDV; encoded by the coding sequence ATGAAGGCGTACGTGTGTATGTGCGAGAGAGTGACTGTCGAGGACGTCGAGAAGGCGATAGAGATGGGGTTCACAGACCTCGAAAGCCTGAAGCGCTTCCTCAGGGTGGGCATGGGGCCGTGCCAGGGGCGCTACTGCGTCCCCATACTCTTGTCCATACTGTCCCGGAGGCTCGGCGTCCCGCCGGAGAAGCTGGGCTACGTCAGCGTGCGCCCACCGGTCGAGCCTGCGCCAGCCTCGCTGTTCCTCAAGGTGAGGAAGGATGTATGA
- a CDS encoding 4Fe-4S binding protein translates to MFRRSGVVSAGELESMGLVPPRERLIRGAVAVTECIEEIPCNVCESACPVKAIRVEGLRGRPRIDWDRCTGCGVCVGVCPGQAMFLLDLSRGAAVTVPYEFLPRLRRGDTVELLDREGRVVGEGTVIRVFEVNKTQVVTVSVPENLLMEVRAVRRAAR, encoded by the coding sequence GTGTTCAGGCGTAGCGGCGTAGTCTCGGCTGGAGAGCTGGAGTCGATGGGGCTCGTTCCCCCCAGGGAGAGGCTGATCAGGGGGGCGGTCGCGGTCACCGAGTGCATCGAGGAGATACCCTGCAACGTTTGCGAGTCGGCGTGCCCGGTGAAGGCTATCAGGGTCGAGGGGCTCAGGGGTAGGCCGAGGATAGACTGGGACAGGTGCACGGGGTGCGGTGTATGCGTGGGTGTGTGCCCGGGGCAGGCGATGTTCTTGTTGGACCTCAGCAGGGGGGCGGCGGTAACCGTTCCCTACGAGTTCCTCCCGAGGCTCAGGAGGGGGGACACCGTCGAGCTGCTGGACAGGGAGGGCAGGGTGGTGGGCGAGGGCACTGTTATCAGGGTGTTCGAGGTGAACAAGACGCAGGTGGTAACGGTGAGTGTCCCCGAGAACCTCTTGATGGAGGTGAGGGCGGTACGCCGGGCGGCGAGATGA
- a CDS encoding FAD-dependent oxidoreductase yields MRITEHPILEFRRGSPVKFRFDGEEVEAFEGESIAAALWASGIRDFRRGEQGPQGPFCMIGYCSGCMVRVDGRSRVRACLEPVRDGAVVEREDKPLPSGVVGEAGEAGELDVDVMVIGSGPAGLSAALASASAGLEVHVFERHFRPGGQLVKQTHKFFGSGELFGGLRGFQIAERLVSEAERAGVKIHTRSPVLGWFGEGVFAVNEGGRLLRVRAKAVVVGTGAVERFLPFPGNTLPGVMGAGAAQTLMNEYGVKPGEKAVVVGAGNVGLIVSYQLLQAGVSVEAVVEVRPEIGGWFVHAAKLRRLGVPILTEHTVVRAEGRGRVERVVISRVGKDFQPLKEYERSVEADLLLLAVGLTPESRLLAEMGARMTWSTELGGYVPYRDRYMETSIPGVYVAGDASGIEEATTALLTGRVAGLSAAIRILGERGELVEEREKALRMLDETRRTPFSARVVEGIRRVSVGVQA; encoded by the coding sequence GTGAGAATAACGGAGCATCCCATACTGGAGTTCAGGCGGGGCTCCCCCGTAAAGTTCCGCTTCGACGGCGAAGAGGTAGAGGCTTTCGAGGGGGAAAGCATAGCGGCGGCTCTCTGGGCTTCGGGGATCAGGGATTTCCGGCGCGGGGAGCAAGGGCCCCAGGGCCCTTTCTGCATGATAGGCTACTGCTCGGGTTGCATGGTGCGCGTAGACGGCAGAAGCAGGGTTAGGGCTTGCCTCGAGCCCGTGAGGGACGGCGCTGTCGTCGAGAGGGAGGATAAGCCGCTACCGTCTGGGGTTGTCGGGGAGGCGGGCGAGGCGGGCGAGCTGGACGTCGACGTGATGGTAATTGGTTCCGGGCCTGCCGGTCTCTCGGCCGCCCTCGCCAGCGCTTCCGCCGGCCTGGAGGTACACGTGTTCGAGCGGCATTTCCGACCCGGCGGCCAGCTCGTGAAGCAGACGCACAAGTTCTTCGGGAGCGGCGAGCTCTTCGGGGGGTTGAGGGGCTTCCAGATAGCGGAGAGGCTCGTATCCGAGGCGGAGAGGGCTGGCGTGAAGATCCACACGAGGTCCCCCGTCCTGGGCTGGTTCGGGGAGGGGGTCTTCGCGGTGAACGAGGGCGGGAGGTTGCTCAGGGTTAGGGCTAAGGCAGTCGTCGTGGGCACGGGGGCTGTCGAGAGGTTCCTGCCCTTTCCGGGGAACACGCTTCCAGGCGTGATGGGCGCCGGCGCTGCCCAGACGCTGATGAACGAGTACGGGGTAAAGCCCGGCGAGAAGGCGGTGGTCGTCGGCGCGGGGAACGTCGGGCTGATAGTCTCCTACCAGCTCCTCCAGGCCGGCGTAAGCGTAGAGGCCGTCGTGGAGGTTAGGCCGGAGATAGGAGGCTGGTTCGTCCACGCGGCGAAGCTGAGGAGGCTGGGCGTCCCCATACTCACGGAGCACACTGTCGTGAGGGCTGAGGGCAGGGGGAGAGTCGAGAGGGTGGTCATCTCGAGGGTCGGGAAGGACTTCCAGCCGCTGAAGGAGTACGAGAGGAGCGTAGAGGCGGACCTCCTGCTCCTAGCCGTGGGGCTGACCCCTGAGTCCAGGTTGCTCGCGGAGATGGGTGCCAGGATGACGTGGTCGACCGAGCTTGGAGGCTACGTGCCGTACCGGGACAGGTACATGGAGACCAGTATCCCCGGGGTGTACGTGGCGGGGGACGCCTCGGGGATCGAGGAGGCTACGACCGCCCTGCTGACGGGCAGGGTGGCGGGGCTCTCGGCCGCGATAAGGATCCTCGGGGAGAGGGGTGAGCTCGTGGAGGAGAGGGAGAAGGCTCTGAGGATGCTCGACGAGACCAGGAGGACTCCCTTCTCCGCGCGCGTCGTGGAGGGTATACGCAGGGTGAGCGTCGGTGTTCAGGCGTAG